The following proteins come from a genomic window of bacterium:
- a CDS encoding glycoside hydrolase family 88 protein has protein sequence MQRILTVFVMAFWLSVGGCAAEPRAVSEAEVDPLEPAQIRAVAARVADWQLDHPEYDPKDWTNAVFYSGVMAAYRLTGDSKYLEAMIAVGERAGWQIGARHRHADDHAIAQTYLELIRIENGAERYRPFQIAIDRMMSEPPSWTKEHQRIDYWWCDALFMSPPALAKLARATGDARYLDFMDRLWREAYDLLYDEKHRLFHRDLRFRDERDPRFWARGNGWVLAGLARLIDELGQARSSEIFYRRVFRDLAERIAELQADDGLWRSDLLGSSSSAPGESSASALFCFALAWGVHQGILDPEDFLPVVAAAWEGLFRNVDGEGRLGWVQKPGAKPGRVSGRHSEVYASGAFLLAAEQVLALQEADRESGDAI, from the coding sequence ATGCAGCGAATCCTTACCGTGTTCGTCATGGCCTTTTGGCTGTCGGTCGGAGGCTGCGCCGCTGAGCCCCGGGCGGTATCGGAGGCCGAGGTCGATCCACTGGAGCCGGCGCAGATCCGAGCCGTGGCGGCCAGGGTGGCCGACTGGCAGCTCGATCACCCCGAATACGATCCCAAAGACTGGACCAACGCCGTTTTCTACTCCGGCGTCATGGCGGCCTACCGCCTTACGGGCGACTCGAAGTACCTCGAGGCGATGATCGCGGTCGGTGAACGAGCCGGTTGGCAGATCGGGGCGCGCCACCGCCACGCCGACGATCACGCCATCGCCCAGACCTATCTCGAGCTCATTCGGATCGAAAACGGCGCTGAGCGATACAGACCGTTTCAGATTGCGATCGATCGGATGATGAGCGAGCCGCCGAGCTGGACCAAGGAGCATCAGCGGATCGACTACTGGTGGTGCGACGCGTTGTTCATGTCGCCTCCGGCTCTGGCCAAGCTTGCCCGAGCGACCGGTGACGCCAGATACCTCGATTTCATGGATCGGCTGTGGCGCGAGGCGTACGACCTTCTTTATGACGAGAAGCACCGGTTGTTCCATCGCGATCTCAGGTTCCGCGATGAGCGAGATCCTCGATTCTGGGCTCGAGGTAACGGTTGGGTTCTGGCGGGTCTGGCCCGCCTGATAGACGAATTGGGGCAAGCTCGTTCAAGCGAGATCTTCTACAGGCGGGTCTTCCGCGACCTTGCCGAGCGGATTGCGGAGCTTCAAGCCGACGACGGACTCTGGCGTTCGGATCTTCTGGGCTCGAGCTCGTCGGCTCCCGGAGAGAGCAGCGCATCGGCGCTTTTCTGTTTCGCTCTCGCCTGGGGGGTTCACCAGGGCATCCTCGACCCCGAGGACTTTCTGCCGGTGGTCGCGGCGGCCTGGGAAGGACTCTTCCGAAACGTCGATGGAGAGGGCCGCCTCGGTTGGGTCCAGAAGCCCGGCGCCAAGCCCGGCCGGGTCTCCGGGCGGCACTCCGAGGTCTACGCCAGCGGGGCCTTTCTACTGGCTGCGGAGCAGGTTCTCGCCCTGCAAGAGGCTGATCGAGAATCCGGCGATGCGATCTAG
- a CDS encoding class I SAM-dependent methyltransferase has protein sequence MPRRLQRHPRPSNRSLAIAIAGLALVACSLRGASMAEIERIATLLQLAPGHVLADVGAGDGDFSEKLAAKVGPEGRVFATEVKKDLVKKIEKRMSRKGLSQIEAVLGNQDEIGLPPDCCDAVLLRLVYHHFVKPERMRAELWQALKPNGLIAIIDITPQEHWSKLPGVPDRGGHGIPKGDLVAEMVGAGFEFVEQQNNWNNQEDRFAVLFRKPRA, from the coding sequence ATGCCCCGACGACTCCAACGCCACCCCCGACCTTCGAACCGTTCGCTGGCGATCGCAATTGCCGGCCTGGCGCTTGTGGCGTGCAGCCTGCGGGGCGCCAGCATGGCCGAGATCGAGCGCATTGCGACGTTACTGCAGCTCGCGCCGGGGCACGTGCTCGCGGACGTCGGCGCCGGCGACGGCGATTTTTCCGAGAAGCTAGCCGCAAAGGTCGGGCCCGAAGGGCGGGTCTTTGCCACCGAGGTCAAGAAAGACCTGGTCAAGAAAATCGAGAAACGCATGAGCCGCAAAGGCCTTTCACAAATCGAGGCGGTCCTGGGCAACCAGGATGAAATCGGCTTGCCGCCGGACTGCTGCGACGCCGTTCTGCTGCGCCTCGTCTACCATCACTTCGTCAAGCCCGAGAGAATGCGCGCCGAGCTCTGGCAAGCCCTCAAACCGAACGGGCTGATCGCCATCATAGACATCACGCCGCAGGAGCACTGGAGCAAGCTGCCCGGGGTGCCCGATCGTGGTGGCCATGGCATCCCCAAGGGCGACCTGGTCGCCGAAATGGTGGGCGCCGGATTCGAGTTCGTCGAGCAGCAAAACAACTGGAACAACCAAGAGGACCGATTCGCGGTTCTGTTCCGCAAGCCGAGAGCCTAG